One Serpentinicella alkaliphila DNA segment encodes these proteins:
- a CDS encoding DUF1294 domain-containing protein, giving the protein MNSLVQILYGYSRILFIFIIYLIAVNIFSFALMFIDKYKAKRDQWRIKESTFIVLSFVGGSIGVLIGMVAFRHKTNKQKFYIGVPIFYLINIIVFYIIINRFV; this is encoded by the coding sequence ATGAATAGCTTAGTTCAGATATTATATGGCTATTCTAGAATACTTTTTATTTTTATCATATATTTAATAGCTGTAAACATTTTTTCATTTGCACTAATGTTTATTGATAAGTACAAGGCTAAAAGGGATCAGTGGAGAATTAAAGAATCAACATTTATCGTTCTTTCGTTTGTCGGAGGATCTATTGGGGTATTAATAGGTATGGTTGCATTTAGACATAAGACAAATAAGCAAAAGTTTTATATTGGAGTACCGATATTTTATTTGATAAACATTATAGTGTTCTACATAATTATAAACAGATTTGTTTAA